CCGCCAAGAAGCATTACCATCACTTGATTCACAACAGCTGATGGTGTCCCTGAGGCAATCATTTGATTTAAGGTTTGACCTTTAAATAAACTCATTGATGCAGCTGCCCAAATCATAGCAATAACACCTTCAGCAATCATCATACCATAGAAAGTAAAGCGACCTTCACGCTCATTTACAGTTGTTCTTGAAACCATAGGCGCTTGAGTGGCATGAAATCCAGAAATAGCACCACAAGAAATGGTAAAGAATAATGCTGGGAAAATATGTAATCCTGTTGGATGCATATTCCTAAAAGTAGATACTGTCAAATTAGGCATATCAAATCCACCCGTTACTAATCGAAATCCTACCGCTGCAGTACTAATCATTAAAATAACACAAAATGCTGGATATACTTTTCCTAAGGCTTTATCAATAGGTAAAACTGTAGAAATTAAATAATAAACAAAGATAATGGCAATAATCCAAGGAAGTGCTAGAAATCCTTTTGGTAAGATACTTAAAATCAAATTTGCTGGTGTTACTACAAATACAGTAGCAACTAATAACAACAGAAGCATTGAAAAAATATTAATGACATGTTTCATGGATTTGCCTAAGTAGCGACTTGCTAGTTCAGGAAGATAAGCACCGTTATTACGAAGTGAAATCATACCAATCATATAATCATGAACTGCACCTGCAAAAATACAACCAAAGATAATCCATAAATAAGCTACCGGTCCATATAATGCACCCATGATTGGTCCAAAAATAGGACCAGTACCCGCTATGTTTAGCAATTCAATCATTGCGTTTTTCCATTTTGGCATTGGAACAAAATCATAGCCATCTTTTAAGACCTCTGCAGGTGTCTGCCTGTTAGCATCTATTTGAAAATTTTTCTCTATGTATTTGCCATAAGTAAAATAGCCAAGAACTAACAAAAAAATACCACCTAAAAATGTTACCATAACTGACCTCCTAAAATTTCTCACGCGTAATAAAACGCTTTCATTAATAATATTTTAGCAAGTTTTCAATGATAACATTTTTATTATTTATGAATTAACTATTTTGAAGGGCGAAATAGCTATGATCTGATTTAAATAACTAAAACAATTAAAAATCAAGTTTAGATTTTAACATTTTGACATGAGAACGACTAACTGGAATTGCTTGATGGTTTGACATATGAAGTCGAAGAGTCTGATTAAACCATGGTTCAATTGTTTTAATTTCTCTAATATTTATGATATATGAGCGATGAACTTTTAAAAATTGATCCTTTGGAAGTTTTGATAACCACTTTTGAAGTGTTTGGTCTGAATAAAATGATGTTTTTGGAGTGTATAAAATCGTCTTACCTTGCATAGCCTCAATAGAGATAATTTCTTGCTTTTTAACCATTACCACTTTTTCGTCATAACAGACAGAGAAAACTTGTCTTGATTCCTGATGAGACTTACTTTTTTGGATGTGATTCGTGACTTTTTCTAAAGACTTGCACAAACGGTCATAATCATAAGGTTTCAAAAGATAATCTTGTGCATTTTGTTCAAATGCTTCCAATGCATATTGGTCATAAGCTGTTGCAAATATAATTTTTGGGGGCTTTTTCATTTGATTCATTATCTTAGCTAATGTCATACCAGACTCTTTACCTAAATGAATGTCAATAAAAACAAGGTCATACTGCTCTTGTAACAAACATGACTGAGCCTCTCTGATATTACTAGCTTCATTGATTTGATTTTTGGAAGAAAATCGTTTTAAAAGAAAAGTTAATTCATTACGTGCTAATGGTTCATCATCAACTATTAGTATGTTCATATCTTCACATCTCCTCCAGTGGTATTTTAACCGTTACTTGGGTTCCTTTTGAGCTAGACTCAAAATGAAGTTTTGCCTTCGTTCCATATAAAAAATGCAATCTTTTATTTAAATTTTCAATTGCTGAGCCATTTCCTTTTGATTTTACTTTTTGTTTTCCAAGAAGCTTTAGCTTATCCTTTGGTATTCCAATACCATTGTCAGTAACTACCAATAATAAATCATTTCTTTTTATACTAATATCAACACAGAGTTTATTGCCATTCTCTTGTTTATCAAAGGCATGTTTATAAGCATTTTCTACCAATATTTGTAAGGTAAATGGCGGAAGGGAAACTTTTTGATTAACAGGAATGTTATTATGCATTTCAAATTGAACATTATCTGGAAATCTTGCATTTTCTAAGGCAAGAAAAGCATTAACTTGTTCAATTTCATTTTCTAAAGGTATGATGTTATTTCTCGTTCCTTGTAAATTTGAACGAATAAATTTGCTAAATTCACCAACTAGATATCTGGCTTTCTCACTATCCATACGTATCAATGCAGAAATGGTGTTTAGAGCATTAAATAAAAAATGAGGATTAACTTGAGCTTGTAATGACTTTAGTTCGGCATCACTTAAAAGTCTTGCTGCTTCTTCAGCTTGTCCTAAGGCTAATTGTGTTGAAAATATATTTCCTAAACCCATTGCCATTTGTTGATCAGCATAAGTCATTTTTTCCTCGTTAGAAAAATACAACTTTAAGGTACCGATGGTTTCTTCATGCCATTTTAGTGGAATAACAATAGCAGATGTTAACGGGCAATTAGGATGATGACATTCTATCTCACTTTTAGTCCTTCCTATAGTTAATTTACCAGTTGCAATGGCTCTTTTTGCCAATTCTGTTAATAATGCTGTGTTTGGTAGATGATGATCAGACCCCATACCTACAAAAGCTAAAATCGTTGTTGTATTGGTTAGACTAACTGCACTGACATTCATATGTTGGTAAATAATTTTAGCCACAGGTTGACATGATTCTATAGATAAACCTTGTCTTAAATAGGGCAATGTAAGATTGGTTAATTCTAACACTTGATGGGTCTGGACTGCTTTTGCTTGATCTTCCAATTTTTTTGTGGCCGTAATAATAGAAATAAAAATTCCTACACCTAATGTATTACTTAGTATCATCGGTAAACTAATAAATGCAACCAATCGCCATGCTTGCTCAAATTTTGGACTCAACAATAAAATGCAGACCATTTGTAGCACTTCCATTAAAAAACCAATCAACATGCCTTGTCTAACAGTAATTTCACCTGATGATTTTCTAAAATAATGACCTGAAATACCTGAGAATAGCCCAATCAGCAATGAAGACACCACATAGATATAGGGTGATAAACCACCTTGTAAATATCTGAAAAATACTGAAATTAAACCTACTACGATCCCAATAAATGGTCCCCCTATAAGTCCAGCCATACCGATTGTTAATACTCTAGTATTTGCAACAGATGATTGATCAGCAATATGGCTTAAAGTTTGATTAACAATAGATAGGTCAGCTTTAATCTCAACACCAGTAAAATTAGAAATAGTTGCAAACACACTAAAGAGACAGAGTAAAATAAATTGGTTTTTTGCTTTTTTGGGATAGTTTAAAGTCTCTTTAATCATAGGAATATGAACAAAACCATAGGATAGGAGAATGATTAAACCCGCTCTTTCCATCATGATTAAAAAAAGTGTCATTTCTTTATCCTTTTACCATTTTTTTATCATTATTATATCATAATAACAAGTGATTTAAAAAATGACAAAAAATAAAAAGGCATATTTATGCCTTTTCATTTATAAACTTTTTGATAAAACGTAATAACATCTCCTGATTTAACTTTGATTTGATTTGCAGCTTTTGGAGCAACTTTACCATTTATGTCAAACATCCAATATTTCTTAGCTACTTGATCTTGTTTTAGACCATCAATTTCTGTGATAAACCCATTATTTTCGACCACTTTATAATGTTTCTTTAGCACTGCCATAACAGTTTGACCTTTTTTGAAAGTTACTTTTTTATCCAAAACAGACTTATCTTTTTTCAAAATGAGTCTCACCTTAGGTCTTGTATTTTGATTACTACTCTTGCTATGAGATGAATGAGAACATGCCGAAAGAAAAAGAAATAGGGACACTATTAACAGTAATTTAATATATTTTTTCATTTTTAAATCTCCTAAAAATTGAAACTAATATGGGATAAAAAAGACCCGTTGACAAAGCATGACCAATATTATAAATAAAACCAGCTAGTACATAAGACCACCAAGGCATACTATAGATGTAAGCAAAGAAGGAATCTATCAACAATCCATAACAAAAGGCTAATAATGCTAAAATAAGAGATTGGAGTAATAACTTAATGACTCTCTCAAACTTAAATTTAGAAAAAAGTGGTACAATAAGTATCTTCCAAATCATTAAGATGATACTAAAAGATAGTATTTGCCAGAAAATCCAAGGACCAAATCCTAATAAAAAAGAACTTGTAAACATTGTAATTGTCATCACTAATATCGCTTCTGATAAACCAAAATATAAAGAAATAACAAAGAATAATGCTGTTATTGGCTGAATATTTGGAAGGCTAGAGAAAGCTATTCGTAGAACGACACATAAAGCCGAAAAAATAGCTATTCTTGTCATCTGTTTTATTGCCATTCGATACCTCACCTAATTGTAATCAATTTATTATGACAAATTCATTTATCAATTGCAAACCTTTTTAAAATAGAAACCCTAATTTTTACTTATCTAATAGAAACATTGATATTGTTTGATATTTTAATGTTATTCTTTTTTCCTAACACTATCTCTTTTACAGTAGTTTTTATCTTCATTTTTGGAAAAAATGAGTCATTTTGTTCAAAAATCCACTAAAAATCAGCTAAAACATAAGAAATTAGTTAGGAAATTTTGATTTTTTTAGTCTTTTAGGTTACAATATGGATAATGAGAAGAAGAATAAAACCCCTAGTGGTTGCCGTTTTTTTTGCATTAATTGCACTCATGCTGATTGTTGGAAAAATACATGCTAATTACTTACAAAAACAAACTTTAAATAAAGCAAGAGCAAGTATTCCTACTACAACAAAGCAGAGTTCAAAAACGACTACTAGTTCCACAGAAAAAAAAGAGTTTGTCCTTAATCCAATCATCGATGTTTCTGGCTGGCAACTACCAAGTGAGATCGATTACGATACCTTATCTAAAAATATTTCCGGTGCAATTGTTCGTGTTTATGGAGGATCACAAATAACTGCACATAATAATGCTGCTTATACTACCGGAATTGATAAATCATTTAAAAAGCATATTAAAGAGTTTCAAAAACGCAATGTTCCTGTTGCTGTTTATAGTTATGCTCTAGGTTCTAACACTTCAGAAATGAAGGCAGAAGCAAAAGCTTTTTACAAAAATGCATCTCCTTATAAACCAACGTTTTATTGGATTGACGTTGAAGAGGCTACAATGAAAAATATGAATAAAGGTGTAAAAGCATTTCGTGATGAGTTGAAAAAACTTGGTGCTAAAAATGTTGGTATTTATATTGGTACTTATTTCATGCAAGAACAAAATATTTCTACTAAAGGATTTGATGCTGTGTGGATTCCAACTTATGGTACAGACTCAGGCTATTATGAAGCTGCCCCTGATACTTCCCTTGATTATGATTTACACCAATATACATCTCAAGGTTACTTAAATGGCTTTTCAAATCCTCTTGATTTAAATCAAATTGCTGTAACAAAGGACAAGCAAAAAACATACAAAAAATTATTTGGTAAACAATAAAAAGTTGATAATTATCAGCTTTTTTATTATCTTGACAAGTAAGTACTTTCATTTTATAATGGAAAAAAATAAATACTCACAAAGGAGTGCTTTGGCTGAGATCGCAGATTTGCGAAATCCTAAGGACCTGATCTCGTTAATACGAGCGTAGGGATTGTGAAAAGTCATTTTGACAAAACACCGTCTCCTTTTGTGTTGTTCATAAGGAGTTTTTTTATGTCACCAAAATCTAACGTTACTTGTTTAATTGAAGCAGCTATTTTTGCTGCGTTAGCTATGGTATTATCTTATATACCAGACTTTGCCAGTTGGTTCACACCTTCATTTGGAGCTATCCCTATTGTTCTTTACGCATTACGACGTGGACTTAAGTATGGATTATTAGCTAGTCTTATTTGGGGATTACTACATTTTATTTTGGGAAAAGTTTATTATCTCAGTTTATCTCAAGTCTTAATTGAATATATTTTAGCTTTTGTATCTATGGGATTAGCTGGTTTATTTGCTAATCAAGTTCAAGCTGCTATCAAACAAAAGAAAATGAAATCAGCTATTTCTTCTGCTTTTCAAGGTGCAACTTTGGCAGTTCTTGTTCGTTATATTTGGCATTATATTGCCGGTGTCATTTTTTGGGGTAGTTATGCACCAAAAGGCATGTCAGCATTTTGGTATTCATTTACTGTAAACGGTACTGCAGGCCTACTAACTTTGATTTTTGTCTTAATCTCTGTCTATATTTTACTTGAAACACAATCAAAATTCTTTATTCCTTCAAAGCGTTAATCTTCTTTTAATAATTGATATAAAGTGGTATAATTAAGTTTGTACCACTTTTTTGTATGTGAGGAATTTATGTCCAAAAAATCGAAACAGAAAAAAACACTTGTCGATCAAATTTTAGATAAAGCTGGCATAGAGCATGACAGTTTATCACTTAATGCCTTAAAAGATGATTTACCTGATCATATTAATAAATCAGATATCTATAAAACATTAGCTTTAATTGGTGATAAAACTGGTCCCATTATTGGAATTGTTCCAATAACTGAACATCTTTCCGAAAAAAAGCTAGCTAAAATATCAAAAAATAAAAAAGTTAGTATGATTCCACAAAAGAATTTACAAAAAACAACAGGTTATGTTCACGGTGCTAACAATCCAGTCGGTATCCGTCAAAAACATTCTTATCCAATTATTATTGACCAATCTGCTCTTGATAAAGGTACAATGATTGTATCAGCTGGAGAAATTGGTCGTTCAATCAAAATTAATAGTCAGTTATTAGCTCAATTTGTTGAAGCATCTTTTGCTGATATTATTGTTTAGGAGTCTTATGAAAATTTTAGGTAATATAATATGGTTTATTTTTTCAGGATTATGGGCTTGGCTTGCCTGGTCCATTATTGGTCTAATCCTTTGTTTTACAGTAATTGGCATACCAGTTGGTATCCAATGCTTTAAAATTGGACAATTTGGATTATTCCCATTTGGAAAAACCATCGAACCAGGTCAAAGTGGGGGTCATCTCATTTTGAACTTAATTTGGATTGTCTTAGTTGGATGGGAACTTGCTCTAATGCATCTTAGTTCAGCTATTCTTCTTTGTGTCACCATTGTTGGAATACCATTTGCCTGGCAATCTGTTAAATTAGCATATGTAAGTATAATCCCATTTGGGGCTAAAATCGTACCAATTTAATAAAGGAGGAAAAAGAAGATTTATGAAACTTTATTTTGTTAGACATGGGAAAACAAAATGGAATCTGGAAGGAAGATTTCAAGGAGCTAATGGTGATTCACCACTCTTAGAAGAAGCTAAAGAAGAATTAAAAGAACTTGGTTATTACCTAAAAGATATTGCCTTTGATGCTGTTTTTTCTAGTGATTTAAAAAGAGCTCAAAACAGTGCAGAGATCCTTATGTCAGAAAATCGTTATCCAAAGGAGATTTCGTGTCATAAAGAACTGAGAGAATGGCAATTAGGAAGATTAGAAGGTGCCAAAATCTCAACAATTTCAGCAATTTATCCACATCAAATGGATGCATTTAGGCATAATTTAGCTAAGTTTGATGCCAGTATGTTTGAAGCTGAAACGATTTACGAAACAACGCATCGTGTACGCCGTTTTATAGAAAGTCTTCAAGGTAAGGACTACGATAAGGTCTTAATTGTTGGACATGGTGCTAATTTGACAGCAGCTATTCAATCACTCCTTAGTTTTGAGCCAGCTTTATTACGTTCTCGAGGTGGACTTGATAATGCCAGTTTAACAGTTCTTGAAACAAATGACTTTAAAGATTTTGATTGTCTAGTCTGGAATGATAAATCTTATTTGGCAGAAGTTGTCAAACAAAAATAAAAAAGCAGATAATCTGCTTTTTTATTTTGCATATTTCATGCGTAGTATTCTTTCTTGTTGTTTATTGAGTCTTAATAAAATAACAACTTTATCGATACTCATATTACTTTCAAGAAGGCGTTCTGCTGCCATCATAAGGCCATTGTTGATTCCCATTTCTAAAACAGGATTTTTCTTGTCATTTAGATCAAATATCACTTTATTATCTGGTAAATCAAAAAGTACTTTGACCGCTCCAAATAATTGTTCAAAACTATCAATGGCTACATCATAGACTGGCTTTGTTCCTGCTTTTAGTGATCTACCACGATGATTAAACCACATGGCATTCCAACCACCATTTTTTGCTCCCATTATATCATTATCATAAGAGTCACCAACGTAGAGAGTTGTTGAGGGATTCATGTCAAACTGTTCCGCAGCTAAGTTGAAAATTTCTTTTTCAGGTTTTTGAAAACCTGTAGCTTGACTGACAATAACTCGTTTTGGTTCAACATAATCATATAAACCAAGTTTTTTGACTTTTTTGAGTTGATGCTCAGTTGGTCCATTGGTGATAATTCCCATCGGTACCTGCTTTGATTTTAGAAAATCTAAGGTCATACGCATTTCATCAAGCATTGTAATGTGTTCTAACTCATACTCATAAATCTCTTGAAATGCTTTACCAGTTTCAAGATTGATTTCAGGATAATCAAATTCTAGGAGTGTTTCTTTGCAACGCCAGAATCTGAAATACTCAGTTGTCCATTCACCAGCCATTACTCTTGGAAAGCCAATATCTGAATAATGACGAAAGCGAATATAAGCTTTATTGATATGGTTCATATCAAAATCTGGAAAGCATTTTTCCATAGCTTTTCGATATGGTGCTTGTTGGTCATAGATAGTATCGTCAACATCAAAGACAATTGAAGTAATCATGATTAAATTTTATTCCCCTTTTCAAACTATCTGCTATTATACTATTTTTAAAAAACCTTTTCAATTTTTTCAAAATCTCTTTTAGACTTTAAGCCCAAGCTTACGCCTTTTTCCAAAGAAAATAGGATGAATTATCTATTTTTTTATGTTACAATAAAAAAGAATACTTATTGGAGGAAATCATGTCGAACGAACATATCGAAGAATTAAATGATCAACAGATTGTCCGTCGTGAAAAAATGACGGCTTTGGCAGAACAAGGAATCGACCCATTTGGTAAGCGTTTTGAACGTAGTGCTAATTCTGCCCAATTAAAAGAACAATATGCCGATAAATCAAAAGAAGACTTGCACGATTTAAATGAAACAGCTATTATTGCAGGTCGATTAATGACTAAACGTGGTAAAGGAAAAGTTGGCTTTGCACATATCCAAGACCGTGAAGGTCAAATCCAAATTTATGTCCGTCAAGACACTGTTGGGGAAGAAAATTACGGCATTTTTAAAAAAGCAGACCTTGGTGACTTTTTAGGTGTTGAGGGTGAAGTGATGCGTACGGATATGGGAGAATTATCGATTAAAGCAACAAAAATCACTCATTTATCTAAAGCACTTCGTCCACTTCCAGAGAAATTTCACGGTTTGAACGACATTGAAACTATTTACCGCAAACGTCATCTTGACTTGATTGCTAATCGGGAAAGCTTTGATCGTTTTGTAATGCGTTCAAAAATCATTTCAGAAATTCGTCGTTATTTAGATGGTCTAGGTTTCTTAGAAGTTGAAACACCTGTTCTTCATAATGAAGCTGGTGGTGCTGCAGCAAGACCATTTGTAACACATCACAACGCTCAAAATATTGACATGGTTCTTCGTATTGCGACTGAATTGCATTTAAAACGTTTGATTGTTGGTGGTATGGAACGTGTTTATGAAATCGGTCGTATCTTCCGGAACGAAGGTATGGATGCAACACATAACCCAGAGTTCACATCTATTGAAGTATATCAAGCTTATGCTGATTATCAAGATATCATGAATTTAACTGAAGGCATTATTCAACATGCTGCTAAAGCTGTTAAAGGAGATGATTCCGTACTTTATCAAGATACTGAAATCAAAATCAATCAACCATTTAAACGAGTTCACATCGTTGATGCTATCAAAGAAGTTACAGGTGTTGATTTCTGGCCAGAAATGACTTTTGAAGAGGCTGTTCAATTAGCAGAAGATAAAAAGGTCCCTCTTGAAAAACATTTTACCAGTGTTGGTCACATTATCAATGCTTTCTTCGAAGAGTTTGTTGAAGAAACACTTGTTCAACCAACTTTTGTCTATGGACATCCTGTAGAAGTTTCACCACTAGCTAAGAAGAATCCAGAAGACCCTCGTTTTACTGATAGATTTGAACTCTTTATCATGACTAAGGAATATGCTAATGCCTTCACAGAGTTAAATGATCCTATTGACCAACTATCTCGCTTTGAAGCACAAGCTAAGGCTAAAGAATTAGGTGATGATGAAGCAACTGGTATTGATTACGATTATGTGGAAGCACTTGAATATGGTATGCCACCAACTGGCGGATTAGGTATTGGCATTGATCGTCTCTGCATGCTCCTAACTGATTCAACTACTATTCGTGATGTACTTTTATTCCCTACAATGAAATAAAATGTTTCAGAAACGCTGTTATATCAACATTTCTAAAGGGTGAATGGCACAACTTACCAAAAATTTACCACAAGAATACAAACAGTTATAAGAACTTATAACGAAAAAAACTTCTCTTGGATTATTCCAAGGGAAGTTTTTTTCGTTTCTGGATAGCAAAAATGACAGCAGAATTTCTACTGTCATTTATGTATTTCCGAAAAAGATATATTTATCAGAATTACATCAAGTTATTTACAATTGTTGTATCATTGATTGTAGGAAATTCTATCCATCCAGCTTTCTGCAGATTACTCAAAAAATCACTGTCTCTTTCAATTAATTGAGCCGGAATACCTATACAAACTAGATGAGTCGGTCTACTGAGTGCCACATATGCAAGTTTAAGAGCTTTTTCCGTTTCCTTCTCCTCATCATTTTTATCTTCCGGTAGTTCTACATAATTATTACTCAAATATTTTTCAAGCAATTGAAGTATAGAGTAGCTAGGTGAGGTATCCGCATACCCATTAGTAAATTTTGAATTCAACATCAGTAAAGTTGCTTTGTGAGTTTCCCCTTTTACCGAATGGATAGTCCCCAATCTTATGTCTTTACCTGCATTATCTACCGACACATTAGTTTGAATTTGTATGTTTTTAGAAAAATTATTTTGCAACTTATCTTTAATCTCATTACATAAGGTATTTTTATTTTGCAATAATCCCTCATCATCTATGAGTTCATCAAGAAGTGCACTCAATCCATCGATTATTTTCTCATCATCTTCATTTCTCAGATTTTTAATAATTTTAAATATCTTTATTCTAAAACCATCTTCTTTCAATCTATCTTCAAAGTTATTTTCAAAATTTCTTGATAATTCTTTTAAGCATATATCCAAAAATAAGTCTAAATCACTCCTGTAATTTAGATCCTTTACAACAACACGTTGGTATCTTTCACCAAAAGTATTTTCCAAGTCCTTGTGCTGTGCTGAGACAATAACTTTAGACTTTGATGAGTTCTTAAAAGTTTCATTTCCTTTTTCTAATCTATCAATCAGTGAACAATATTTATTAATTAAATCATCGCCATTATCATAGACAATAAAATATGGAGGGAAGGAATTATTCTTAGAATCTGATTCCAAATCATCATACTTCTTCACACAAACATTTTTCACTATATTTACAATAGACTCGCCGAATCGCGATGTTTTTGAAATACGCTTCTCCATAGAGTCATCAATTTCCCAAGCTAATTCCGTATCCCCACCCCAAATATTATATATTGCTTGATATGGATCACCAAACTTTTGAATGATTACAGAAGTTTTATCAAATAACGATTGAATTAATTCAAATTGAAATTGACTAGTATCTTGCACTTCGTCCAACAATAAATAATCAAATCTTTTTGAAATTATATTTCTAAACATCTCGTTATGCTGTTCAATATACCATTTTGACAATTCTAGACAACAATTATTTGTAATAATACCTGATTTAAATAAATTCTCCATACTTGTATTAAATGCGTTATTATATTGCTTATTTCGTCCACCCACCTTAGATTCTACTCTCACTGGTTTAGCCTCTTGACTAAAATTCCATTTATCTATTTTTCCAGCTGGATTGGGTAAATACTTCAGAACTGAAACATCTAAGAATTGATAATATCCAACAAACTGCTTATTAAATCTTTCACGAAATATATCATCATCAAGTACTCGCATTTTTTTATCGCCAAGAATTAAATGAAACGCTTTCTTAGCAAAAAATGTATTGAAAAAATCTTGAATAGTTCCAATAAAGTGAGGAGTTTTTATGTCTTCAATCCCGAGTTTTCTTAAACTTGATTTTATTTCATCCACAGCAACATTAGTGTGAGTAAGTACACAAATTCCTTGTCCTGAATCCTTCAATTGTTCAAGTAATATTTTAACACGTGCAGTTAGTACTGTTGTTTTTCCAGTTCCAGGTCCAGCGACAACGTCCATTGTATCGTTGT
This Streptococcus urinalis 2285-97 DNA region includes the following protein-coding sequences:
- a CDS encoding ECF transporter S component, whose product is MAIKQMTRIAIFSALCVVLRIAFSSLPNIQPITALFFVISLYFGLSEAILVMTITMFTSSFLLGFGPWIFWQILSFSIILMIWKILIVPLFSKFKFERVIKLLLQSLILALLAFCYGLLIDSFFAYIYSMPWWSYVLAGFIYNIGHALSTGLFYPILVSIFRRFKNEKIY
- a CDS encoding YccF domain-containing protein codes for the protein MKILGNIIWFIFSGLWAWLAWSIIGLILCFTVIGIPVGIQCFKIGQFGLFPFGKTIEPGQSGGHLILNLIWIVLVGWELALMHLSSAILLCVTIVGIPFAWQSVKLAYVSIIPFGAKIVPI
- a CDS encoding histidine phosphatase family protein, coding for MKLYFVRHGKTKWNLEGRFQGANGDSPLLEEAKEELKELGYYLKDIAFDAVFSSDLKRAQNSAEILMSENRYPKEISCHKELREWQLGRLEGAKISTISAIYPHQMDAFRHNLAKFDASMFEAETIYETTHRVRRFIESLQGKDYDKVLIVGHGANLTAAIQSLLSFEPALLRSRGGLDNASLTVLETNDFKDFDCLVWNDKSYLAEVVKQK
- a CDS encoding LytR/AlgR family response regulator transcription factor — protein: MNILIVDDEPLARNELTFLLKRFSSKNQINEASNIREAQSCLLQEQYDLVFIDIHLGKESGMTLAKIMNQMKKPPKIIFATAYDQYALEAFEQNAQDYLLKPYDYDRLCKSLEKVTNHIQKSKSHQESRQVFSVCYDEKVVMVKKQEIISIEAMQGKTILYTPKTSFYSDQTLQKWLSKLPKDQFLKVHRSYIINIREIKTIEPWFNQTLRLHMSNHQAIPVSRSHVKMLKSKLDF
- the thiT gene encoding energy-coupled thiamine transporter ThiT is translated as MSPKSNVTCLIEAAIFAALAMVLSYIPDFASWFTPSFGAIPIVLYALRRGLKYGLLASLIWGLLHFILGKVYYLSLSQVLIEYILAFVSMGLAGLFANQVQAAIKQKKMKSAISSAFQGATLAVLVRYIWHYIAGVIFWGSYAPKGMSAFWYSFTVNGTAGLLTLIFVLISVYILLETQSKFFIPSKR
- a CDS encoding carbon starvation CstA family protein, coding for MVTFLGGIFLLVLGYFTYGKYIEKNFQIDANRQTPAEVLKDGYDFVPMPKWKNAMIELLNIAGTGPIFGPIMGALYGPVAYLWIIFGCIFAGAVHDYMIGMISLRNNGAYLPELASRYLGKSMKHVINIFSMLLLLLVATVFVVTPANLILSILPKGFLALPWIIAIIFVYYLISTVLPIDKALGKVYPAFCVILMISTAAVGFRLVTGGFDMPNLTVSTFRNMHPTGLHIFPALFFTISCGAISGFHATQAPMVSRTTVNEREGRFTFYGMMIAEGVIAMIWAAASMSLFKGQTLNQMIASGTPSAVVNQVMVMLLGGTLGTIAIIGVIVLPVSSGLSAFRSLRTIVADYIHVKQDTLPKIFAVTIPLYVISFVLTHVDFNLLWRYFNWANQVTAVIGLLVATRYLVLKRRNYFVTLIPASFMLYAVVAYILSQKIGFNMGLNLITYLVSTLITVGLLFLFWQSGQKQLRTVSSDAFLFNDQKPIHYFASLD
- a CDS encoding glycoside hydrolase family 25 protein, whose protein sequence is MRRRIKPLVVAVFFALIALMLIVGKIHANYLQKQTLNKARASIPTTTKQSSKTTTSSTEKKEFVLNPIIDVSGWQLPSEIDYDTLSKNISGAIVRVYGGSQITAHNNAAYTTGIDKSFKKHIKEFQKRNVPVAVYSYALGSNTSEMKAEAKAFYKNASPYKPTFYWIDVEEATMKNMNKGVKAFRDELKKLGAKNVGIYIGTYFMQEQNISTKGFDAVWIPTYGTDSGYYEAAPDTSLDYDLHQYTSQGYLNGFSNPLDLNQIAVTKDKQKTYKKLFGKQ
- a CDS encoding DUF4430 domain-containing protein — its product is MKKYIKLLLIVSLFLFLSACSHSSHSKSSNQNTRPKVRLILKKDKSVLDKKVTFKKGQTVMAVLKKHYKVVENNGFITEIDGLKQDQVAKKYWMFDINGKVAPKAANQIKVKSGDVITFYQKVYK
- a CDS encoding aminoacyl-tRNA deacylase; protein product: MSKKSKQKKTLVDQILDKAGIEHDSLSLNALKDDLPDHINKSDIYKTLALIGDKTGPIIGIVPITEHLSEKKLAKISKNKKVSMIPQKNLQKTTGYVHGANNPVGIRQKHSYPIIIDQSALDKGTMIVSAGEIGRSIKINSQLLAQFVEASFADIIV
- a CDS encoding sensor histidine kinase — translated: MTLFLIMMERAGLIILLSYGFVHIPMIKETLNYPKKAKNQFILLCLFSVFATISNFTGVEIKADLSIVNQTLSHIADQSSVANTRVLTIGMAGLIGGPFIGIVVGLISVFFRYLQGGLSPYIYVVSSLLIGLFSGISGHYFRKSSGEITVRQGMLIGFLMEVLQMVCILLLSPKFEQAWRLVAFISLPMILSNTLGVGIFISIITATKKLEDQAKAVQTHQVLELTNLTLPYLRQGLSIESCQPVAKIIYQHMNVSAVSLTNTTTILAFVGMGSDHHLPNTALLTELAKRAIATGKLTIGRTKSEIECHHPNCPLTSAIVIPLKWHEETIGTLKLYFSNEEKMTYADQQMAMGLGNIFSTQLALGQAEEAARLLSDAELKSLQAQVNPHFLFNALNTISALIRMDSEKARYLVGEFSKFIRSNLQGTRNNIIPLENEIEQVNAFLALENARFPDNVQFEMHNNIPVNQKVSLPPFTLQILVENAYKHAFDKQENGNKLCVDISIKRNDLLLVVTDNGIGIPKDKLKLLGKQKVKSKGNGSAIENLNKRLHFLYGTKAKLHFESSSKGTQVTVKIPLEEM